Part of the Pedobacter roseus genome is shown below.
GTTAAACAAGAAATTTCTACCGCCGATGGACTTAAAAACGCTGCAAAACATACAGATCAGTTTTTTATGGTTCCAAAGATTATCGAAAAATAATTGATCAGTACCACAAAGATTCATATTTGTGCTTAATTTTTAATCCGCTTGTAACATCTTGCCCTTTACGCTTGTCTAAAAAAGAAAAAACATGGAGAAACCACTCATCACTATAAAAGAAATTGGCCGTAAATATGTTATTGGATCTGAAGTTATTCATGCGCTAAAATCAGTTTCGTTAGATATTAATAAAGGTGAATTCGTAGCATTGATGGGCCCATCTGGTTCTGGTAAATCAACTCTGATGAATATTTTAGGTTGTTTAGATACACCTTCAAGCGGAACTTATATTTTAAATGGTACAAATGTGAGCCACATGAGTGATGATGCGCTTGCAGAAGTACGTAACCAGGAAATTGGCTTCGTTTTCCAAACTTTTAACTTATTGCCGCGCTCAACTTCTTTAGATAATGTGGCATTACCTTTAATTTATGCTGGTACAAGCAAAAAAGACAGAGATGCAAGGGCGGCTAAAGCGTTAGAGAATGTGGGCCTGGGT
Proteins encoded:
- a CDS encoding ABC transporter ATP-binding protein, whose product is MEKPLITIKEIGRKYVIGSEVIHALKSVSLDINKGEFVALMGPSGSGKSTLMNILGCLDTPSSGTYILNGTNVSHMSDDALAEVRNQEIGFVFQTFNLLPRSTSLDNVALPLIYAGTSKKDRDARAAKALENVGLGNRMDHKPNELSGGQRQRVAVARALINNPSIILADEPTGNLDTKTSIEIMGLLEEIHSKGNTIILVTHEEDIAQHAHRIVRMRDGLIENDYLNTDIKNVSPRLQALKDNGSDWEKIN